Proteins encoded together in one Cydia pomonella isolate Wapato2018A chromosome 10, ilCydPomo1, whole genome shotgun sequence window:
- the LOC133522004 gene encoding rhomboid-related protein 3 isoform X2, giving the protein MSGKRTRSYRCAVHQRDREVSSENDFRLLLEDPTFFARMVHLVAMEVLPEERERKYYQERYTCCPPPLFIICVTLLELGVFAWYAWGSGGVAAAAGPVPVDSPLVYRPDRRHELWRFLTYSVVHAGWLHLAFNLLVQLAVGLPLEMVHGALRCGAVYLAGVLGGSLAASVLDPDVCLAGASGGVYALLAAHLANALLNFHAMRYGAVRLVAALAVASCDVGFAVHARYTKEAPPVSYAAHVAGALAGLTIGLLVLKHAQQRLWERLLWWAALGAYAACTLFAVLYNVFSAPIDELHYMPPDPPPDAGF; this is encoded by the exons ATGAGCGGCAAACGCACGCGCAGCTATAGATGCGCAGTGCACCAGCGCGACCGCGAGGTCAGCTCCGAGAACGACTTCCGACTGCTACTTGAAGACCCTACGTTCTTTGCCAG GATGGTCCACTTAGTCGCTATGGAAGTGCTGCCGGAGGAGAGGGAGCGGAAATACTACCAGGAGCGGTATACATGCTGCCCTCCACCGCTGTTCATCATCTGCGTGACACTCCTCGAG CTGGGCGTCTTCGCATGGTACGCGTGGGGCTCGGGCggcgtggcggcggcggcgggtcCCGTGCCCGTGGACTCGCCGCTGGTGTACCGGCCCGACCGCCGCCACGAGCTGTGGCGGTTCCTCACCTACAGCGTGGTCCACGCCGGCTGGCTGCACCTGGCCTTCAACCTGCTTGTACAACTAGCG GTTGGTTTACCTCTCGAAATGGTCCACGGAGCGCTCCGCTGCGGCGCCGTGTACCTAGCAGGCGTCCTCGGCGGCTCCTTAGCCGCCTCCGTGCTAGATCCGGACGTCTGTCTAGCGGGCGCGTCAGGCGGTGTCTACGCGCTCTTAGCGGCACACCTCGCCAACGCGCTGCTCAACTTCCATGCGATGCGGTACGGCGCGGTGCGGCTGGTAGCCGCGCTGGCCGTCGCGTCGTGTGATGTGGGCTTTGCGGTTCACGCTAGGTATACTAAG GAAGCGCCACCAGTATCATATGCGGCGCACGTAGCGGGTGCGCTCGCCGGCCTCACAATAGGATTACTAGTGCTCAAACACGCTCAGCAGCGACTATGGGAGCGGCTACTCTGGTGGGCGGCGCTCGGGGCCTACGCGGCGTGCACGTTGTTCGCAGTCCTTTACAATGTGTTCAGTGCTCCTATAGACGAACTGCACTACATGCCCCCCGACCCGCCGCCTGATGCCGGCTTCTGA